The sequence below is a genomic window from Candidatus Poribacteria bacterium.
GACTCGAACCGATATCAATTCGGCTCGGCAAATTCTCCGCTGGAGTGGCATCGTCTGGATCACGCGTCATACCCCAATCAATGAATCGCTGCATGAGTCCACTACAGTGGTCTGGATTATAGGCGCCGCGCAGGGCAATACCCGGGATACGGGCGTCCGCAAGGGCTTGGAGCGGGTCTGCCTCATGGTCAAAGACGGTCTCTAGGTCGGGTTCCAGCACCGACCAACTTTCACTAAATGCCATTTTATCCCTCCTGTTAACCTTACCTAGTTCTGTTCAAGAATTACCTTCTGTAGGTCGATTTTCCAAAATCGACGGTCTTTCTTACACACGAACCAATGAACCAATGAACCAACACAGTGTCGAGATTTGAATCCCGACCTACACGGACGTTTCCCTCGCCAACGCACCCATTGGATCCCATGCGGGTAGAGCAATCGGTTCCGTTTCGAGCGCATCTTGCAGTTCGTCAGGTAGATACTCTTTTCGCGCAGCAATCTCAAACATATACTGGTCAAACCAGTTGTCGTTCATCAGGTAGAACCCCTTGCGCCCACTATCTGCGCCCCAACTGTTTTCAACCCGCCAACGACGCGGAATCTCTCTGCCGTTCTCCTGTACCACATCCACACCCGTGAATAGCATCGCATGGGTCATCAGAGTCTGGTGGTACTGGAGCCGCCCTGCCTTATCAAGGGTGAATGGGGTGTCGTAGACACCTTCGTAGTCAAACAGTTTCGCATCCCAGAGACCGAGATCGGTTTGCATCATCTTCCCAACATCACACCCCATCCAGACCGGCTCTCCATCCATAATAGTCTTCATCGCTATCTGTTTCATGAGGTCGATGTCGATATTCAGGTATTTGACAATCGCACCGCCCTCGACATTGCCGAGGCATTCAACCGTGAAGGTTTTGCCGATCGGACTTGTTGGACGTGGGTCGTGGACAAGGCAAACGTAATCATCGACCGGGACGGTGATATATTTCTCTGCAAACTGTTGTGGCGTCATCTCCCCGTCACGGTGAAAGTCTTTGTCCGCGTCGTTCCACTGCCAATCGAATTGGGTGGGCGGCGTACCGAGATGGATAGAGAGGATGCGGTGGATAACCGTGATAATCTCATCTTTGGCATCT
It includes:
- a CDS encoding C1 family peptidase; amino-acid sequence: MAADTLRSLEGLQDGTLSPHRIAKLRNDFEGNSVYRMAQNAVCKIAVDDIALDRQIVTNSDFTFSHVLDDWSVTNQKSSGRCWMFAGLNLFRVGAMKKMNLKEFEFSQNYTFFWDKLERSNYFLQRMIEMVDRPVDDRCVAWLLESPLEDGGQWNMFVNLIKKHGLVPQAFMPETQSSSSSNKMNRILLNKLREGAKTLRDMASKDASFDELLDAKDEIITVIHRILSIHLGTPPTQFDWQWNDADKDFHRDGEMTPQQFAEKYITVPVDDYVCLVHDPRPTSPIGKTFTVECLGNVEGGAIVKYLNIDIDLMKQIAMKTIMDGEPVWMGCDVGKMMQTDLGLWDAKLFDYEGVYDTPFTLDKAGRLQYHQTLMTHAMLFTGVDVVQENGREIPRRWRVENSWGADSGRKGFYLMNDNWFDQYMFEIAARKEYLPDELQDALETEPIALPAWDPMGALARETSV